The DNA window GACCACCAAGGAAATTGCCACTTGTATATTTGTAACGCCAAAAGCAATACAAAATCGGAAAAACAGGATCAGGAAGAAACTCAATATTCCTTCTGAATTTGATATTTATAAATGGTTTAATGAATTTTAAACCATTTTTTTGATTTAAAGTTCAAGAATAGCTTTTTCCAGATCATGATACAGAAGAATCTTCCAATGATTGTCTTTTGCTTCTTTTTCCCATGTAAGTCTCAATTCCATTGCTTTTCTTCCGTCGAAATCACTTTTATAGGCCAGGTGATATTTTAAGTAAGAAGCTTGTGGAAGATCATCAGCACCATAGAAAGCGGTTTCTTCACCGTCTTTGATCCAGAAAACCTGCATAAAAGGAGTGTGCCCGCCAACGACTTCATATGAAATTTCATTGGTAATTTGTCCCTTATCTTCATTCATCCAGACAATATTGGGCAATTGGATAAGCTTCTCCAGAATATCGAAATCAAAAGAAGGGTTTCCTTGATTTTCCATTGCAAAACCCAGCTCACGCTTTTGAATGTAAATCTGAGCATTAGGAAAAGTCGCCTCAAAACCTGATTCTGTAACTGTAACGGCCCCTTCAATATGATCTTTGTGGAGATGCGAAAGCAGTAATTTCGTGATCTGATCCGGTGTAATACCTTCCTTTTCAAGAATTCCTGAAATCACTGATTTCCCATTTTCATTTTTCCATCCGATCCCGGCATCCAGCAGGATATAATCGTTTTCTGTAATGATAAGAAAAGGCTGTACAGACATTTTAATACCAGCAATGGTATTAAAATTTTCATCAGTCAAAAGTGTAAAGTCCTTGGTTTTGCTTGCGGAGAAATTGCCTTCTTTAAGCGGAATGA is part of the Chryseobacterium lactis genome and encodes:
- a CDS encoding MBL fold metallo-hydrolase, which produces MKIIPLKEGNFSASKTKDFTLLTDENFNTIAGIKMSVQPFLIITENDYILLDAGIGWKNENGKSVISGILEKEGITPDQITKLLLSHLHKDHIEGAVTVTESGFEATFPNAQIYIQKRELGFAMENQGNPSFDFDILEKLIQLPNIVWMNEDKGQITNEISYEVVGGHTPFMQVFWIKDGEETAFYGADDLPQASYLKYHLAYKSDFDGRKAMELRLTWEKEAKDNHWKILLYHDLEKAILEL